The region CGATTTGTTGAGCTTGCTCGACTTCGCGCTGCTGCATCTCGCGGGCCTGCTTGGCAAGCTCCGACGGCAAGTCTTGAAGCGTCTCTTGCTTAGGCTGCTCGACTTGCTGTTCCCGGCGATCCATCTGCTCCGGTTCAACTTCGCGCGGTAACTCTTCCTGTGAGACTTCGTTCTCCTTCATCTGCGGCTGCTGGTGCTCGATCTTCTCTTGCTCGAGCGGATCGACTTCCGCTTCAGCTTCTTTGGTTTCGACCGGCTGTTCGTATTCTCGTTCTGTCTCGCGATCTTCGTTGATCTGCGCGGGACTGTAGTCAGGAACGACGACCGCTTCTCGCTTCGGAGTTTTCTCTTTGTTTTGATTCAACGACGTGTCGGCGATTTCACCGACGTCGATCGCCACCATGCCGAGAAACATGCTTAGATGCAGCATCAGGCTGAGCACGATCGAAAGCTGAATCCCCCGTCGAACGCTGCTAATATCCAGTAGCGGAATGACGGCCAGACCGACAATCCATGCCACCGCGGCAAACGCGATATATACCTGGGCGTTGAAGTACCACAGATCGTGGTCCCAATCGAACAGCAGATAGCTGGACGCACCGAAGTAGAGCATGAAGAACGTGTACGCAGCGTACACCGGCCACGCCTTTTCTTCGGGCGAAGAGGCGTGGGACGATCGGTCTTCATTTCTCCAGTTTTCAGCCATGAATATTCCGCTTGGCTCCGCAGTTGATTGGAGCGGTTGCTACTTAGTTTGGCTCTATGGCGGCGGTGCTGATCGAGTAGTTGTTGAGCTTGGCTTTGTTACATGCATTCATCACTTGAACGCTAAATTCAATTTTGCTTTCTTTGTCCGCTCGAATAATCACCGAGCTTTCTGGGTTGTCGGCCGCCGTTTGGGCCAGCATTTCTTCGATGTCGGCAATCGAACGCTCGTCCCCACGCACAAAGTATCGCCCCTCGGGATCGATATTGATAAACAGTTCGCGCGGCTGGGAAATGAGCGGCTGGGCTTCACTGGCAGTCGGCAGGACGACGTCCAACTTGTAGTCTTCTTCGTCGAAGCGAGTCATCACCATGAAGAAGATCAACAACAGGAACACGATATCGATCAGCGGAGTGATATCCAGCATCGATCGAGCGCGTCCGCGATTGAGTTTGACTGCCACGTTGTTTTCTTCTGGTCAGGGGAAGTTGATTTCAAGGATCGATGGCACGAAAGTTTATTGAGATCGCGGCAACGCTTGTGTTTGCGAGCCGTCGAGCGTTCCACCGGGGGCAACTCCTTTCGCAGGCGGTTCCATCGTTTTCACGCTTGTCGTTGCCGGACCATCGTAAGTGCGATGCTTGGCTCGCAGCTTTCCTTCGTAATGCTCGAAGCCGGGGATCAAGTCGAACAAGATCTCGTCCATCTCGTGGAACAGGGCCACGATCCGACTTTCAAAATACTGGGCAAAGATCATTGCGGGAATGGCAATCGTCAAACCGCCAAGAGTCGTCACAAGTGCCACAAAGATCCCGCCGGCAAGCTGATCGGCGCGATCGGCCCCGATTTCCAGCTGCGTGGTTTTATAAAACGTCCAGATAATGCCCCAAACGGTCCCCATCAGCCCCAACAGCGGCGCAACGCTGCCCATCAGTGCAATCCAGCGAACGTTGCCGTACAGTCGATCGGCTTCACGTTCGGTTGCCTCGGCGACAGCATGTTCGACTTCCGACTGCGGACGACCAATGCGGTGGAGCATTGCCTTCACGACATTCGCAAGCGCCGACGGATATGTCTTGCAGAGCTTGTACGCCTCGCGAGGATCGAGCCCTTTTTCCGTCAAACGCAGCTGAGACAACTCGCGTTGTAGCTTGTAGGGAATGATCCGCGCTTTTCGTAAGGCGAAAAGACGCTCTAGCGTTAGCGCGACGACGATCACCGACATCACCCCCAACGGAATCATCATCTTTCCGCCACGCAAGATAAGACTTACGAGCGTTAGCGATTCGGAATCGCTCAGGCGTTTTTCAATCAGCGCGGGAGCTGCTTCTTCGCCCGAATCTTCCCCGCTGGGAGCACCATCCTGGGCGAAGGCTGGAAGGCTGATGATCAGCAGGACAAACAGGGCCAGGATCACGCGAGTGAAATTGGGCATAGGAGAGTGGTTTCCAAGTCGCGTTGAATCAATCATTTCGGACAGGTCACTTTGCCTGAACGCAGGCATTAAAGTTTCGCCAAGGCATCGAGCCGTGCCTGGGCGAGTTTGGCTTCGGGCGATTGAGGATATCGCTGCACCACGAGGGTGTAAAACTTCTTCGCTTCGTCGATGTACTCCGACTTCTTGTCGGCAGCGGCGCTGCGAATTTGGACTTCGTTACAACGGGCCGTTTCGTAGGCACTTTTGGCTTGCCATGGCTTGACGCTATCGAGCGACTGTTCGCCGCCGAAGCCGTAAACAACACGCTTAAATTGCCCCAATGCATCTTCATACTTCTTTTGCTCAAAGTAAATTTCACCAAGCATAAACCGAGCGCGAGCTCCTGCGAGCCCGCGTGATGCTTCGGCAGCTTGATTGAAGTAAGAAATTGCGTCGGAGCTTTGCTTTTCGTTGTAACTGGCCCAACCCAGCTCGTAGTAAGTCTCGCCAATCAGGGGCGAGTTCGGCAACTGATCGACAAGCTGCGTGAACCATTTCTTCGCTTCAGTCCACAGCTTTTGCTGACTGGCAGATTGTCCTGCGTGCAGCATCAGGAGCGAACGCATCTCGTCGCTGGAAAGTCGCTTTGGATCGACGCGGGCATACGAATCAAGCGCCGCATCGTACTGCTTATCTTTATAGAAGCATTCGCCCTGCATGAAGATTGCATCGGACGCGAGCGCCCCGTTGGGGTAATGCGTGATCTGTTTGCCAAACCCATCGAGAGCTTC is a window of Bremerella sp. TYQ1 DNA encoding:
- a CDS encoding biopolymer transporter ExbD; translation: MAVKLNRGRARSMLDITPLIDIVFLLLIFFMVMTRFDEEDYKLDVVLPTASEAQPLISQPRELFINIDPEGRYFVRGDERSIADIEEMLAQTAADNPESSVIIRADKESKIEFSVQVMNACNKAKLNNYSISTAAIEPN
- a CDS encoding MotA/TolQ/ExbB proton channel family protein, coding for MPNFTRVILALFVLLIISLPAFAQDGAPSGEDSGEEAAPALIEKRLSDSESLTLVSLILRGGKMMIPLGVMSVIVVALTLERLFALRKARIIPYKLQRELSQLRLTEKGLDPREAYKLCKTYPSALANVVKAMLHRIGRPQSEVEHAVAEATEREADRLYGNVRWIALMGSVAPLLGLMGTVWGIIWTFYKTTQLEIGADRADQLAGGIFVALVTTLGGLTIAIPAMIFAQYFESRIVALFHEMDEILFDLIPGFEHYEGKLRAKHRTYDGPATTSVKTMEPPAKGVAPGGTLDGSQTQALPRSQ